Genomic window (Streptosporangium brasiliense):
CGGCCTGATGGCTGTGCTGCTGTCGCCGGTGGCTTGGATCCACCACCTGGCCTGGGTGGTCGTGGTCCTCGGCGCGCTGGCCGGCGACGGGCGTGACCCGGTGCGGGTCCGGGTGGCCGCCGGGGTCTGGCTCTACTACGTGCTGCCGATCCCCTGGTGGGGGGTGGCGATCAAGGCGGCGGAGGTCCCGGTGCTCAGCCCGGTGCTGGGAAAGATCGTTCAGAACGGGTTCGGGCTGGGCGCGCTGGCCCTGGTCTGGCTGCTCGGGGTCTGGCTGCCGAGGCGGAGAGAGGTTTTCCGGACAGTTCAGTGACCTGACGATTACTCTGTGTGCCGTGTTGGTTACCATGTGGATCGCCGCGGGGGCCGCGGCCGGGGTCGTCGGCGTCCTGATCGGCTCTCTGGCGCTGCGGCAGGCGCGCGGCGCGGCGAAGGACTGCGACCGGATCCTCGCCAGACAGGCGGTCGAGGGGACCGGCGGTCCCGGAGACCTCAGGGCGATCAGGGATGTGGCGGTCTTCCGCTACGACGCGTTGGAGGAGATGACCGGGGAGCTGTCCTTCTCGGTCGCGCTGATGAACGGGCTCGGCGACGGGATCGTCCTGACCTCGATCAACGGCCGCTCGGAGACCCGCACCTACGTGCGCCCGCTCCGCGGCGGCAAGGGCCGCCAGCCCCTGTCCCCGGAGGAGGAGCACGCGGTGCGCGCGGCGCGGCTCGGTCTCGGCCCCGAGGTGGAGCCCTATTTCGGCCGGGGTGAGCCCCGCGTGCGGGCGACGGCTTCCGGCCAGGGGTGAGCCGCGCGCGGACGGCGGCTTCCGGCCGGGGTGAGCCCCGCGTGCGGGCGGCGGCTTCCGGCCGGGATGCCCTCGTGTGCGGGCGGCGGCTTCTGACCAGGGGTGAGCCGCGTACGGGCGGCGGCGTGAGCGGGACGGGTGCGGCGGGCGGCGGTGTCGCGAGCGGGGGTCGTAAGCGGGTGCGGAGGAGTGGCGGGGGCGGAGGTGAGCTGCGTGGATGTGTGATTTACGCACACTTTCGGATAGGCGGCGGATAGCCTGTTGTCATGCCCAAACTCGCCTACCTGGGACCGGCGGGCACCTTCACCGAAGAGGCCCTGCGGATCCTGGCACCGCACGCCGAGCGCCTGCCGTGCGCCAACATCAGCGCGGCGCTGGACGCCGCCCGGCGGGGTGAGGCCGACGGCGCCGTCGTCCCCCTGGAGAACTCGCTCGAAGGCGCCATCCCGACGACCCTGGACGAGTTCGCCTGGGGGGAGCCACTGCTCATCACCGCCGAGCTGCTGCTGCCCGTCGAGTTCTCGCTCCTGGTCCGGCCCGGCACCGAGATCGGCCGCATCAAGCGGGTCTTCACCCACCCGGCGGCCATCACCCAGTGCCGCAACTTCATCGCCCGCGAGCTGCCCGACGCCGTGGTCGTCGCGGCCCCGTCGACCGCCGCCGCGGCCCAGGAGGTCGCCCTCCCCGGCTCACCGTATGACGCCGCCATCGCCGCGTGCATCGCCGGGGAGCACTACGGCCTGGTCGAGCTGGCCGCCCGGATCGGCGACCGCTCCGACACCGTGACCCGGTTCGTCCGGGTGTCCCGGCCCGGCCCGCCGCCCGAGCCCACCGGCTCCGACCGCACCAGCCTGGTGGCCTTCCTCACCGACGACCACCCGGGCGCGCTGCTGGAGATGCTCACCGAGTTCTCCGTGCGCGGCGTCAACCTGACCCGCATCGAGTCGCGGCCCACCGGCGACGGCATCGGCCGCTACTTCTTCCACTTCGACTTCGAGGGCCACGTGGCCGACGCCAGGGTCGGCGAGGCGATCTCCGGTCTTCACCGGGTCTGCGCCGACGTGCGCTTCCTCGGTAGCTACCCCCGTGCCGACGGCGTTTCGCCGCAGGTCAAGCCCGGCACGGCCAACGGTGACTTCGCCGAGGCCACGGACTGGCTCTCCAGGGTCCGCACCGGCCAGGTCTGACCCGCGCACGGTCCGGCGTGGCGCGGAGGGTCTCCGGAGGGGCGCGGGCGCGGCCCCCGCGCCCGCGGACGGCCCCGGCCGGGCCCGATATATGGACGCGAGCTCTATATGGGGCGCGAACGCCGGCTCCGCATCGGTAGCCTTGATCTGTGATTGACCTGCGTACCCTTCGTGAGGATCCCGACCGGCTACGGGCGTCGCAGCGTGCCCGCGGTGAGGACGACTCCGTCGTCGAAACGCTGCTCGACCTCGACGGCCGCCGTCGCGGCGCGCTGAGTCGCTTCGAGACGCTGCGCGCCGAGCAGAAGAGCATCGGCAAGTCGGTCTCCCGCGCCTCCGGCGAGGAGAAGACCGCACTCCTCGACCGGGCCAAGGATCTCGCGGCGCAGGTCAAGTCGGCCGAGGCCGAGGCCGAGAAGCTGGCCAAGGAGCTCGACGACCTGCTCTACACGATCCCCAACCTCGTGGAGGAGGGGGCTCCGGCGGGCGGCGAGGACGACTACGTAGTGCTGGAGGAGATCGGCGAGAAGCCGACCTTCGACTTCGAGCCCAAGGACCACCTGGAGCTCGGCGAGCTGCTCGGCGCGATCGACATGGAGCGCGGCGCGAAGGTCTCCGGCTCGCGGTTCTTCTTCCTCAAGGGCGTCGGTGCGCGGCTCCAGCTCGGGCTGCTCAACATGGCCATGCAGCAGGCGATCGAGGCGGGCTTCGTCCCGATGATCCCGCCGGTTCTGGTCAAGCCCGAGACGATGCAGGGCACCGGCTTCCTCGGCGCCCACGCGAGCGAGGTCTACCACCTGGCCGACGAGGACCTGTTCCTGGTCGGCACCAGCGAGGTGCCCATGGCGGCCTACCACGCCGACGAGATCCTCGACGGCGCCGCGCTGCCCTACCGCTACGCCGGATGGTCCTCGTGCTTCCGCCGCGAGGCCGGCTCCTACGGCAAGGACACCCGGGGCATCATCCGCGTCCACCAGTTCGACAAGATCGAGATGTTCTCCTACTGCCGTCCCGAAGACGCGAGCGAGGAGCACCAGCGCCTGCTCGCCTGGGAGAAGGAGATGCTCGCCAAGATCGAGGTGCCCTACCGCGTCATCGACACCGCCGCGGGCGACCTGGGCACGAGCGCGGCGCGGAAGTTCGACTGCGAGGCGTGGGTCCCCACCCAGGGCCGCTACCGCGAGCTCACCTCGACCTCCAACTGCACCGACTTCCAGGCCCGCCGCCTGGCCGTGCGCTACCGCGACAAGGACGGCAAGCCCCAGCACGCGGCCACGCTGAACGGCACCCTGGCCACCACCCGCTGGATCGTGGCCATCCTGGAGAACCACCAGCAGGCCGACGGCTCCGTCGTGGTCCCCAAGGCCCTGCGCCCCTACGTCGGGCTCGACGTCCTCGAACCCGTCAAGTAACCCCTGCCACGACGTGGGCCCCCGCCGAACCCCGGCGGGGGCCCACGCGCGTTCAGCCCCCGGACCGGCGGCCGGATCCCGCACGGCCGCCGGATTCCAGAGAACCTGGTTATTCCAGGAGATAGCGCTGGAGGGTGGGCCCGAGCCAGTCCACGATCTCGTCCCTGGACATGGCGACGACGGGTGGCAGGCGGAGCACGTAGCGGCACAGGGCCATGCCGAGGACCTGGGTGGAGGCGAGCCCCGCCCGTGACGGGGCCTGGGACGGGTCGCCGTGGAGGCGGGCGATCAGCGGGCCGAGCTGGAGGGCGAAGATGTCGCGCATGCGCGCGGCGACGGCCTCGTTGGTGACGCCGGTGCGCAGCAGGATCAGCATGCCCTCGTCGTCCTCCCAGCGATCCAGGAAGTGGGCGATGAGCGTCTTCCCCACGGTCTCGCGGGGGATCGCATTCAGATCCGGAAATCTCAGGTCAAAGTCGGCTGCTGCGGCGAACAGTTTCTCCTTGTTGCCGAAGTAGCGCATGACCATGGCCGGGTCGATGCCCGCGTCCGAGGCGATGGCGCGGATGGTGGCCCGCTGGTAGCCGTCCGCGGCGAAGCGCTCGCGTGCCGCGGCCAGGATCACGGCCTTGGTCTCCTCGGAGGTTCTCCTCATGTCAACAACTGTAGGCCAACGACTGTTGACATAGCTAGCGCGGAGGGCGCACAGTTATGCCAACGGCTGTTGACCAACAAGCGTTGACATCGACTCATGGAGGTCGAGATGCTCCCCACCAGCACGGACGTTCTCGTCATCGGCGCAGGCCCGACCGGCCTCACCGTCGCCGTCTCCCTCGCCGGGCAGGGGTTCGACGTGACCGTCGTCGACAACCAGGCGGCCGGTGACAACACCTCGCGGGCCGCGGTGGTCCACGCCAGGACGCTCGAAGTCCTGGAGCCCCTCGGGGTCGCCGGGCGGCTGGCCGCCCAGGGCATCCAGGCCCCCCGGTTCACGATCAAGGACCGTGACAGGGCCCTCGTGCCGGTGCGGTTCGACACGCTCCCGACGCGCTACCCCTACACGCTGATGGTCTCCCAGGCGGTGACCGAGCGGACCCTGCTGGAGCGCCTCACCGAGCTGGGCGGCCGGGTCGCCAGGCCGTACACGCTGGAGAGCCTCACCCAGGACGGTGAGGCCGTGACCGCGGTCTTCGCCGGCGGCGCCACCGTCACCGCGAAGTACGCGGTGGGCGCGGACGGCATGCACAGCACGGTCCGCGAGCAGGCGGGCATCGGCTTCACCGGCGGACAGTACGCCGAGTCGTTCAGCCTGGCCGACGTGCGGCTCACCGGCGGCGTGCCCGATGACGAGGTCATCCTCTACTTCTCGCCCGCCGGGCTGGTCGTGGTGGCCCCGCTGCCCGACGGCACCCACCGGATCGTGGCCACCGTGGACGAGGCGCCGGCCGAGCCCGACGCGGCCTTCGTCCAGGCGCTGTTGGACAGCCGGGGGCCTGAGCGGGACCGGGCCGTGGTGCGCGAGGTCGTCTGGGGATCGCGGTTCCGGGTCCACCACCGGGTGGCCGACGCCTACCGCGCCGGGCGGGTGGTGCTGGCGGGCGACGCCGCGCACGTCCACAGCCCCGCAGGGGGCCAGGGAATGAACACCGGCATCCAGGACGCCACCGCCCTCGGTGAGGCCCTCCTCGGCGCTCTGAAGGGCGATCAGGGCGCTCTGGACGCCTACGCGGCGGCCCGCCGCCCCGTGGCGGAGCAGGTCGTCGCCTTCGCCGGGCGGCTCACCCGGCTGGCCACCGTGGACAAGCGTCTGCGGCCGGTCCGGAACCTGGTCCTGCGGACCCTGGCGCGTGTCCCCGCCTTCCGCCGCGGCCTGGCCTGGCGGCTGTCGGGCCTGATCTACCGGTGAGACCCCGAGGCGGGGCGGGGGGGAGGCCATGGGCCGGTCCGCGGGCGGGCGGGGAGGCCGTGGGGGCGGTCCACGGGGCGGCCCGGGAGGTTGTGAGGGCGGTCCGCGGGCGGGGCGGGCCTGGTTCACAGGCGGGGCAGGCCGGGCCGGGAACCGCAGGGCCGGTCCGCGGGCGGGCGGGGAGGCCGTGGGGGCGGTCCACGGGGCGGCCCGGGAACGAGAAAGGCGGGGTTCGCGTTAAGCGAACCCCGCCTTCCTCGCTACCAGAGGTCTATGCGTCAGACGGCGCGGACCTGCGAGGCCTGCGGACCCTTCTGGCCCTGCGTGATCTCGAACTCGACACGCTGACCGTCCTCAAGGCTGCGGTAGCCGCTGCCCTGGATCTCGGAGAAGTGCACGAACACGTCCGGTGCACCGCCGTCCGGTGCGATGAAGCCGAAGCCCTTTTCAGCGTTGAACCACTTGACGGTTCCCTGAGCCATTAAAGCTCTCCCTCAGGATTTGAAACTTTGGGATTCACACCTCGTGAACCCCATGTGTCGTACAGCAAGCCCCGGGTGGCTCAGTCAAACTGGTTTTCACAACGGGATTCAGCTAATACAACGCCATCACATCTAACACTATCTGGCGCACTCGTGTTCCCGCCATGAGGAAGATTCCTCGTAGATGGATCCCCGGGGCTGGCGTACCGGGGATCACAGTGCAGACTGGAACCTGTTATGGGATGCCCCCGCCTCGTCGCCACTGATCTCGACGGCACCGCCCTGCGCTCGGACGGCACCGTCTCACCCCGTACCGCGGCCGCCTTCGCCCGTGTGGAGAGCGCCGGAGCTACGCTGATCTTCGTGACCGGCCGGCCGCCCCGGTGGATGCACGCGGTCGCGGGAGCCGTACGCCATAGAGGGCTGGCCATATGCGCCAACGGTGCCCTTGTCTACGACCTGCACACCGAGCAGATCGTCAAATCACACCTCATCCCCCCAGATGTGCTTGAAGAGGTCGTGAGACGGCTCCGCGAAAAGGTTCCCGAGCTGGCGTTCTCAGTGGAATACGAAGGCGGATTCGCCCACGAATCGGACTTCCGTCTCGGTGGCTGGGACGGTAAGGCGGTCGCCGGACTCCGCGTCGGGACGGCCACGCTCATCTCGCGGCCGTGCGCCAAGCTCCTGGCGCTGCACCCCCGGATGGACCCCGACATCCTCCAGGAGACGGTCTACGGGCTGGTCGGCGACCTGGTCACGCCCACCCACTCCAGCGGCCGCGCCCTGATCGAGATGAGCGCGCACGGCGTGACGAAGGCCTCGGCGCTGGCCACCCTGGCCGAGGGCCGGGAGATCACGTCGGCCGAGGTGATCGCGTTCGGGGACATGCCCAACGACCTGCCGATGCTGCGGTGGGCGGGCACTTCCTACGCCGTCGCCAACGCCCACGCCGAGGTGCTGGCCGCGGTCGATCACGTGACCGCGGCCAACAACGACGACGGGGTCGCCAGAGTCCTTGAGGATCTTTACAGGTAGGGGCCGGAGCTGCCCTGGTGGCCCTCCTGCGTGAGGGAGACGCCGCTGGGCAGCGCCTTGCGCATGTTCTCCAACTGGGCGCGGGCCGCCATCTGCTGGGCGAAAAGCGTGGTCTGGATCCCGTGGAACAGGCCCTCCAGCCAGCCGACGAGCTGCGCGTGGGCGACCCGGAGCTCCGCGTCGCTCGGCGGGGTGCCGTTGTCGTTCTCGGTGAACGGGAGTGACAGGCGCTCCAACTCGTCGACCAGCTCGGGAGCCAGACCGTCCTCGAGCTCCTTGATGGAGCTCTGGTGGATCTCCTTGAGCCGCTTGCGACTGGCCTCGTCCAGCGGAGCTGCCCGGACCTCCTCGAGGAGCTGGCGGATCATGCTGCCGATCCGCATCACCTTGGCGGGCTGCTCGACCAGCTCGGCGACCGACC
Coding sequences:
- a CDS encoding DUF4446 family protein → MLVTMWIAAGAAAGVVGVLIGSLALRQARGAAKDCDRILARQAVEGTGGPGDLRAIRDVAVFRYDALEEMTGELSFSVALMNGLGDGIVLTSINGRSETRTYVRPLRGGKGRQPLSPEEEHAVRAARLGLGPEVEPYFGRGEPRVRATASGQG
- the pheA gene encoding prephenate dehydratase; translated protein: MPKLAYLGPAGTFTEEALRILAPHAERLPCANISAALDAARRGEADGAVVPLENSLEGAIPTTLDEFAWGEPLLITAELLLPVEFSLLVRPGTEIGRIKRVFTHPAAITQCRNFIARELPDAVVVAAPSTAAAAQEVALPGSPYDAAIAACIAGEHYGLVELAARIGDRSDTVTRFVRVSRPGPPPEPTGSDRTSLVAFLTDDHPGALLEMLTEFSVRGVNLTRIESRPTGDGIGRYFFHFDFEGHVADARVGEAISGLHRVCADVRFLGSYPRADGVSPQVKPGTANGDFAEATDWLSRVRTGQV
- the serS gene encoding serine--tRNA ligase, with amino-acid sequence MIDLRTLREDPDRLRASQRARGEDDSVVETLLDLDGRRRGALSRFETLRAEQKSIGKSVSRASGEEKTALLDRAKDLAAQVKSAEAEAEKLAKELDDLLYTIPNLVEEGAPAGGEDDYVVLEEIGEKPTFDFEPKDHLELGELLGAIDMERGAKVSGSRFFFLKGVGARLQLGLLNMAMQQAIEAGFVPMIPPVLVKPETMQGTGFLGAHASEVYHLADEDLFLVGTSEVPMAAYHADEILDGAALPYRYAGWSSCFRREAGSYGKDTRGIIRVHQFDKIEMFSYCRPEDASEEHQRLLAWEKEMLAKIEVPYRVIDTAAGDLGTSAARKFDCEAWVPTQGRYRELTSTSNCTDFQARRLAVRYRDKDGKPQHAATLNGTLATTRWIVAILENHQQADGSVVVPKALRPYVGLDVLEPVK
- a CDS encoding TetR/AcrR family transcriptional regulator, whose protein sequence is MRRTSEETKAVILAAARERFAADGYQRATIRAIASDAGIDPAMVMRYFGNKEKLFAAAADFDLRFPDLNAIPRETVGKTLIAHFLDRWEDDEGMLILLRTGVTNEAVAARMRDIFALQLGPLIARLHGDPSQAPSRAGLASTQVLGMALCRYVLRLPPVVAMSRDEIVDWLGPTLQRYLLE
- a CDS encoding FAD-dependent oxidoreductase; its protein translation is MEVEMLPTSTDVLVIGAGPTGLTVAVSLAGQGFDVTVVDNQAAGDNTSRAAVVHARTLEVLEPLGVAGRLAAQGIQAPRFTIKDRDRALVPVRFDTLPTRYPYTLMVSQAVTERTLLERLTELGGRVARPYTLESLTQDGEAVTAVFAGGATVTAKYAVGADGMHSTVREQAGIGFTGGQYAESFSLADVRLTGGVPDDEVILYFSPAGLVVVAPLPDGTHRIVATVDEAPAEPDAAFVQALLDSRGPERDRAVVREVVWGSRFRVHHRVADAYRAGRVVLAGDAAHVHSPAGGQGMNTGIQDATALGEALLGALKGDQGALDAYAAARRPVAEQVVAFAGRLTRLATVDKRLRPVRNLVLRTLARVPAFRRGLAWRLSGLIYR
- a CDS encoding cold-shock protein; its protein translation is MAQGTVKWFNAEKGFGFIAPDGGAPDVFVHFSEIQGSGYRSLEDGQRVEFEITQGQKGPQASQVRAV
- a CDS encoding HAD family hydrolase, whose protein sequence is MGCPRLVATDLDGTALRSDGTVSPRTAAAFARVESAGATLIFVTGRPPRWMHAVAGAVRHRGLAICANGALVYDLHTEQIVKSHLIPPDVLEEVVRRLREKVPELAFSVEYEGGFAHESDFRLGGWDGKAVAGLRVGTATLISRPCAKLLALHPRMDPDILQETVYGLVGDLVTPTHSSGRALIEMSAHGVTKASALATLAEGREITSAEVIAFGDMPNDLPMLRWAGTSYAVANAHAEVLAAVDHVTAANNDDGVARVLEDLYR
- a CDS encoding bacterial proteasome activator family protein, which produces MNAEESTPHIVVMGPQGVQAEEDGEGRSVAELVEQPAKVMRIGSMIRQLLEEVRAAPLDEASRKRLKEIHQSSIKELEDGLAPELVDELERLSLPFTENDNGTPPSDAELRVAHAQLVGWLEGLFHGIQTTLFAQQMAARAQLENMRKALPSGVSLTQEGHQGSSGPYL